The following is a genomic window from Gymnodinialimonas ceratoperidinii.
GCGAACCTGCGATGGCACCGATGGTGGCACCGGTGGCACCCGCGCCCACTTCGGCGGCGATGTCATCGTAGCGCACGATCTCGACTTCGACTTCCGGCGTCTGGCTCACGACAACGGCAGAGCCGTCCATCGACGCGGTGAGGTAATCGGCGAAGGCCCAACCGGTCTGACCCTCATAGGTCACTTCGCACCAGTTGCGGGTTTCGAGGCAGGAGGTGACAGTCACTTCACCCTCGCCGTCGATCACGTCGATCACGTCGAACTGCGGACCGGGGCCCGCGCGGAGGTTGAGATCGGTGGTGGCGTTGGCTTGAACGGCTGCGGATGCGGCAGTGCCCATCAGGAGGCTTGCGGCAGACAGACCAAGGATAACGTTCTTCATGTCAGTTTCCTTTCACTTCATGCGGGCACCGGGTTGGCGCTCCGTCGAGGTGGCAACGGGTCTGATGAGGCTTGGTTCCGGCGATTTCAGCGCTTGCGCGTATAATAAAGTGCGGGGGTCCGAAGTGGCGTTTTTCCGCATATGTGACGGCGCGCGCTGGGCGGCGTTGCGCCCATTTCATCCGGCGTAATCAACAATTTGTCAGCGCGTGAGGAGGGCGCTCCTCGGGGTAGGGCGCCAGCGGTCGGCACCGACGAATTCGTCCGGCGTCCACGATGGTCGATCCGTGATCGCCCGTCTCACAAATTTTCATTTGCCCCCGGTGGACGCTTCAGGCTTTCTCCGCCCGTTAACGATCCTGAAAGCGACAGCCCCATGGCCAATACCTCCGACGACACGCCTGCGGGCTTTGCCTATGCGGTCAGCGCCTATGCGCTCTGGGGAGGATTGCCGATCTACCTCAAGGCGCTGGCCCATGTGCCGGCGATGGAAATCGTGGCACATCGGGTGATCTGGTCGCTGCCGATCATCGGGCTCCTGATCCTGATCACCGGCCGCACGGCGGACCTGAAAGCGGCGCTGCGCAGCCCGCGGATGCTCGGCATGGCGGCGATTACGGCGCTATTCGTCTCGATCAACTGGGGCGTCTACATCTGGGCCATCGCCCATGACCGCGCGTTGGACGGGGCGTTGGGCTATTACATCAACCCGCTCTTCAGCGTCTTTCTGGGCGCCGTCCTGCTGGGAGAGCGCCTGAGCCGCCTGCAATGGGCGGCAGTCGCGCTGGCCGCCCTCGCCGTGCTCGTGCTGACCGTCGAAGAGGGTCGCCTGCCCTGGGTGGCGCTCGCGCTGATGCTGAGCTGGGGCGGCTACGCCTTCTGCAAGCGCAAGCTGCCAATCGGCCCGAACCAGGGCTTCTTCCTCGAGGTCGCGATCCTCTGCGTGCCGGCGCTGGCCTACGTGCTCTGGCTCGGCGCGACGAGGCAGGGCCAGTTCCTTGCCGGAGACGCGCTCGACACCTGGCTGCTGCTGGGCTGCGGCCTCGTCACGGCGATCCCGCTGATCCTCTACGTGAACGGCGCCAAGCTGCTGCGGCTGAGCACCATCGGCATCCTGCAATACATCGCGCCGACGCTGATCTTCCTCGTCGCGGTCTTCCTCTTCCGCGAGCCCTTCGGCCCGGCCCGCATGATCGCCTTCCCGATGATCTGGGCGGCCCTGGTGCTCTATTCCGTGGCCCTGTTCCGACAATCCCGAAAGGTCGCATGACACCCGAGATTTCCGGCTTGTTTTCCCCGAACACCGACATTAGACGGGTCAACGGAGACGTGGCCGAGTGGTCGAAGGCGCTCCCCTGCTAAGGGAGTAGGCGGGAAACTGTCTCGAGGGTTCGAATCCCTTCGTCTCCGCCACACGCCAATTTCGTCAGTTTGATCGGGTCGCCTTGGGCGGCCCTTTGTTCTGTCCTGCAGGGTGTAGCGCGTCGTTCGGGATGTCTTGTACTTGTTCCGCTCGCCTCGTGGAAAAGGCTCATCGGCTACCTGCGCGCTGGCTAACAAGGCGATAGCAATGGCTTATACGTGGTCGCCAAACGCAAATGGGCCCCTCACAGAAGAGGAGCCCATTCAGCGCTGTTGACGCCGGGCGGACACTTAATGTGTCCAGCGGTGGTCTGGGCCGGCGCATTCAAGGCGCCGACCCATAGGGTTGATTTCAACTTTGGACTGTTTCCATCCAGGCGCGGTGACGGCGTTCGTCAGCAAGCCCTTTTTCGGCAACGGGCCGTAATTCCGCATCCGTGACATCATTTTCGAGGGTCTGCTGATAAGCAGCGACGGTATCATCCTCGTTTGTTTTCATCGCTTTCAGAATAGCATCATCGCCGGCGAGGTCCGCCAATGCGACTTTCCCGGTGGTAAGCCACTGTTTCATGTCGCCCTCCACTGGTTTTTCGATGCCCAAGCTATCCGCAATGCGGCCGAGCTCCTGAATATGGGACTCATGATCTCGCCGGAAATTCTCGATCTGTTGGCGATATTCCGAGTTGTCGAGCCGTTCAATGGTGCTGTCATAAGCCGCGATAGCGTCATATTCCAAAGTGAGGAGGTTTTTAACGAGATCAGCTACTGTGGATTCGGTTCCAACTGTGGTTGGCATGAATAATCTCCCTTATCAGTTATTTCTGCTGTTCGGTCTGGGTGCCGGAATGCGGCCGCGCTTTGCCGAGGCTGGGCTTCTGTCCCAGCGGATCAGGCTTGTCCCGCTTCGAGAACTCGCTGCGACCATCGAACGAAGGACCGGACGTCCAACGCCCCTCGGGTGTGGGTTCATCCAGCGATGTGTTGAGGAAGTAGTAGGAATGCTCCGTCGCTTCATGCTCCTGCGGCGTGCTGTTGGGGATCGGCATGGCTGCTTCCCAGCCGCCCAACTCTTCGATCACTGCGAGCCATTGTTGCTGGTGCATCGTGTCGCGGGCGATCAGGAAGGACAGCATGTCCTTCATGCCTGTGTCGTCGGTCATGTTGTAAAGGCGCGACGCCAGAACACGGCCGCCGCTTTCCGCTGTCACGTTTGCCATCATGTCCGCGGCAAGATTGCCCGTGGCGTAAACGTGGCTCATGTCGAATGGCACGCCATTGGAGTTCACCGGCATGGCCGACAGGCCCGAGGAAAGGATGTGCCGGGGGTTTGCGCCGCCCATGATCGCATTGACGACCGGGTCTTTCGCGGCCTCTTCCTGCACGGTGAGAGGGGCCCCTTCGAGATTCAGGGCAACGGCATGGCCGAGAAATTCGATATGAGACAATTCCTCCGTTGCCGTCATCATCAGCATGTCGCGATACTTGTCGTCACCGCGCGCGCCCATGGCCTGAAAGAAATACTGCATGGCGACCCGAATTTCGCCCTCGACGCCGCCAATTGCCTGCTGGAGAAATTTGGCGAATTGAGGATCGGGTTTATCGACACGGACATTATATTGCAGTTTGCTTGAATGATGAAACATTGAGCTCTCCTGATAATTTTGAAACGCGGGGTTTGCAGGAGGAAAACAACGGCAGTCCGCCAAGGTTCCAGCTTTTGTCCGGCTGAGCGATAGGTTGCCGATAGGTCGGGCAAAGGCTTATCTGTTTTTTGGTGCTAAGGTTGTATCTTCCCTTCCTGGACATTGAATCCCGCATGGATGCACAGTGGCCCATGTCATTGATCCAGGACCTGGAACTGATTGAGAGGACGGTTCTGCCGGTCGACCCGAGTTTCCGGGCCATCGGACGCGACGTGATGGCGCGTCATATCGACGACGCGCGGTGCGCCGCGCTGGCGCACGGTAAGGACGCATTTCTGCTGTCAGTGATGCGCCTTCTGGCGCTTCCCGGGAACGGTCATACGCGCCTTATCCCAAATGATGCGATCTCGGTTCTGCCTCTCAGGTTCGTCACCATCGAGGGCTCTGTCCGACTGCTCGCTGCGCCGCCGGGGCTCTCCACGGCGATTGGCGGTAAATTGCTATCCGTGAACGGTGTGCCTCTCAGCGAGATCGACCGCGTCGCAGAAAAGCTTCTGGCGGGAACGCCGCAGCGTAAACGCGTCATCGGGCCGATCCTCTTCGCCTGGCCCGGCGCTTTGGTCCATTTGGCCGCGTTCTCCGGCAGCGGGACGATCACCTACCAGCTTCGCGACGGGGAGGGACGGGTCCGTGAGCTTGTTCCGGATACGGCCGTGACGATCCCCGCATCGGTGCTCTACCCGCGAAACGAGCATGGCAAAACGGACGCGGCATGGGTGCCTGAGACCTTTCTGGAGATGACAGACTTTGGTGAGCGGGGCGTCTTCCTCGGGCTTCCGAGCTTCTTTGACCCCGGAGAGACTGTCCTGTCGGCTGCGATATCGGAGGCAACGGCCCACGTGAGATCGCGCCCGCGCGCGCCCATCTTCGTCGATGTGCGCGGAAATACGGGAGGCGATTTCCTCCGAACCATGCCCTTGATCGACGCGATTTCGGAAGGGGCCGAGGAGCGCCGGGTCGCGGTGCTGGTCGACAAGTTCACCTTCTCCGCCGCGATCGTTTTCGTCGCGATCCTGAAGCATCGCCTCGGAGACCGGCTCAGCCTCATCGGGGAAGAGATGGGGGACGGCCTGACGTTCTTCGCGGAAGGGGGCACGATCGAGTTGCCCGTCAGCGGCGCGGCAGTTCGATACTCGACGGCCTTCCACGATTGGGCCGGGGGGCGCATCGACGAGACCACCCCGCGCGAGATCGCGGAAGAGATCGTCGCGGTCGGAACAATGGAGGTGGACCGTCGTTGGGCCGCGATTTCAGACGATGTCCATTCGCGGGATCGGTTATGCCGGGAAGTGCTGGATAACCTGAAGTCTTAGCGGATGCGCGGTTAGCGCAGACCTTCCGCCTGGGCGTGCCGCCGCCTTCGTGCCTGCATCGAATCCCAAAAACGCCTTAGTTGAATGATACGTCTGGCGTATCGTTAGTCCGCAAGGGGCCGTTCCGATTCGGAACACGTCTTCGAAACAGACGGGCAACGGTTCAACGCAACTCGACATACGAGGCGCAAATCGATGCAGAACGCTACTCCCAAGATCCTCCATGTGGACGATGATCTCGACATTCTGGAAATCTCCCGAATGGCACTGGAAACCGTTGGTGACCTTGCGATCACGCAGTGTTCGTCCGGCTTCAAGGCCGTGGAAATCGCGCCCGAATGGCAGCCGGATCTGTTTCTGCTTGATGTGATGATGCCCGAGATCGATGGCATCGAAACCCTGCAGGCGCTGCGCAAGGTGCCGGGGTTCGACGAGACGCCTGCGATCTTCATGACGGCGAAATCGTCGCCCGATGATATCGAGATGCTCATGCGCCACGGGGCGCTTTCGGTGATCAAGAAGCCGTTCGATCCCCTGACCCTGGCCGACGAGATCGTCGAACTGTGGCGCAACGCCATGAAGGACCGAGCCGCGTCCTGAGCGGCCGTTCGATGCGCTGCCCCTGAGATTTTTCCTGATCGTTAGACAAATGCCCGCTTCAGGCGGCGCTTGTTCGTGCGCTGGCCTCTTCGGGGAGGGGCACCCCCTGTCGTTGGACACGGGGGGCTTCTAAGCCGCGCTACTGTCTAGGAGGGGGATAGGCCGTCCACCATGCAGTCTCCTGCATCGGCGGACAGCCTTCGGGTCAGGCGGCCTTGCCGAGGGGCTTGAAGACAGGGTTGGGGCTGTTCTCGTCTTTCAGACGGTCGAACTCCACGAAGAAGGTGGAGCCCACGCCCAGCTCGCTCACGTAGTCGATGACGGCGTTGTGGCGCTGCACGATCTGCTTGCTGATGTTGAGCCCGAGGCCGGTGCCCCCAACCTTGCGGATGTTGGAGGAATCCACCTGGCTGAACTTGCCGAAGACACGGTCCCATGCGCCGGCGGGGATGCCGGTGCCCTCGTCGTGCACCGAGATGCGCACGCGCGAGCCTCGGACTTCCACCTTCACGTTCACCGCGCCGCCTTCGTCCGAGAACTTGAGCGCGTTGGACAGAAGGTTGCTCAACACCTGGATCAGGCGGCCGCGGTCGCCCTTGATCACGCAGTCCTCGCCGCAGAGATTGGTCGAGACCTGGATGCCGAGTTTGCTGGCGAAGCCCGCGGTGGATTCCACCGCCTCGCAGACCAACGCATTGGCATCGATGGGGTTGAAGTGGAATTTCATCTCGCCCGCCTCGATCTTCTGCATGTCGAGAAGATCCTCGATCAGGGCGGCAAGGCGATGGCCGTTCTTGGCCGCGATCCCGATGGCGGGTTTGACCGTGTCGGGCAGGGGGCCGAGCTTCTCGTTCCGGATCAGCTCCAACGAGCCGATGATGGAGGTGAGGGGCGTGCGAAGCTCGTGGCTGACGGTGGCGAGGAAGCGCGACTTGACCTCCAGCGCGGCTTTCGTGCGCTCGTTCTCTTCACGGATCAACTCCATTTGTTCGAGCCGTTCCTGGTGGCTCGTGTAGAACTTCACCGAGATGTCGACGATGAAGTAGAGCACGAAGATGATGGTGAAGAACTCCAGCCAGATCCGCGACTCGAGCGGCGGCAGGTAGCGGAAGACATCGAGAAACGCGATGCTCAGGAACGCGACCGCGTAGATCGACAGGCGCAGCATCAGGATGCCGACCATCTGACTGTTGTACATCGCCGCGAAAACGGCGGCGGAGAACAGGAAGAAGAGCGGCGTGAAATGGCCGGGCTCGCCCTGTTGGACAGCGATGTTGACGCTGAAAAGACTGATCGCCACCGCGCTGAGCGCAGTGTTGCGGGCGATGCGCCTAAGGATGCGGCGCCCCACGACGGGGTCCTTGCCATCCCAGGATTGCGAGCGGCGGCCGAGGAGCTCATCCATCATCTCGGTCAGCGCGACGATGATGTAGCAGGCGAAAACAGTGACCGGGTCATAGTAGAAGGCCGCGAGGATCGCGGCGGCAAGAAAGCTCGCCTGACGCTTCCAGATCAACTGGTTCGCAAGGCGAATATAGTCGCGGATACTCTGCTCGCGACCGACCGAACTGAACCAGTCGCTCCTGTTTACCCAAATAGATTTCAGGTTTTCCATTCCCACCTTCCACACTCTGTGAAAGTAAAAGTTACCGCTCAAATGCGTTTAAAATAGACCGCTTACCGGATATGACGTGGCCATATTCGTACCAATTTGCGGCGAAATTATAGCATTGCGGCCACTGAAGTGACGTAGCGTGAGGTTCTGCTGAAAAAAGGAGGCAGTTGATCGCGCTCAGGCAGCCTCGAAGCGGGTGCTTTTGGAGGCGACGTAGACGTCCGCAAGCTCGGGGAAATCGATGTTGGAATGCGGGACTTCGCTGACGGGCCCGAAAACCGGTGTGCGCTTCAGGACAGCCGCGCGCTGCTCGCGCACTTTCGCGGTCAGCAGTTGGATCGGCTTCTTCAGCGCCGGATAGCTGCGCGGCTCGGAGGCGATCTCGTAGCCCAGGTAGCGCCGGTAGAAGGCAGTGTGTTCGGTGCGAACGGGGGCAAGGGCCACGTCGATGTCGTAGAACATCGTGGCAAGGAACGGGATGCGGAGGACAAGGAAGTGCAGCGGCACCCGCTGCTTGCGGGCGGCCGGCGTGATCACGAAACGGGTCACGTCCAGCGCCGTCTGACCGCGCCTGATCGTCTTCATCAGCTCGGGGAAGACCTCCAGCGTGGGTGACGTGGGCGTGAGCTTCGACATCACGTGGAGCCTGACGGCCGCGAAAACCTCGCCGTCGAGTTCAACAGAGACATGGACGCAGTTCGGGCTCTCGTCGAACGGATCGGTCATCAGCCGGCTCTCGTTCGCGACGATCGATCCTTCGGCACGGTAGCAATCGTAGCGCAGGCGGTAGACCTGCTCTAGGTCGTCCTGATTGGTCAAAACCTTGTACCGCGCGCGCGACAGCGTTTCGATGACTTGACTGTTCATGAAAGTCCCTCCGCTCTGGCGATTATGGTTTTGCGCGACATACGAGGAGGTCGCTGTAATCTCGGTAGACCGCCTCGCGTCGATGGATTTCGAACCCCGCGGCGGTGACAGCCGTGGCGATCTCTTCCGCGGTATGGGTCCAGTAGGTGCCCTCTTGCTGCGCCTTGAGGATCGTCTTGTTCTGCTTGGCGATCTCGCGGCCCTGCCAGAAGACGCGCAGCGCGCCGGTCAGACCGTGTTCGCGCTTGAGGCTGGAGAAGAGGTAGCTGCGCCAGTCGGCGACATCCATGTCGCGGCCAAGGTCGATGAGGTAGAGCCAGCCG
Proteins encoded in this region:
- a CDS encoding DUF1236 domain-containing protein, with product MKNVILGLSAASLLMGTAASAAVQANATTDLNLRAGPGPQFDVIDVIDGEGEVTVTSCLETRNWCEVTYEGQTGWAFADYLTASMDGSAVVVSQTPEVEVEIVRYDDIAAEVGAGATGATIGAIAGSLIAGPVGAVVGGTIAGAAAVDSVPDEVVTYVRTNEVEPVYLEGEVVVGAGIPAEVELQAVPDTEYSYVYVNGVPAVVSTENRTIVSIIR
- the rarD gene encoding EamA family transporter RarD, whose protein sequence is MANTSDDTPAGFAYAVSAYALWGGLPIYLKALAHVPAMEIVAHRVIWSLPIIGLLILITGRTADLKAALRSPRMLGMAAITALFVSINWGVYIWAIAHDRALDGALGYYINPLFSVFLGAVLLGERLSRLQWAAVALAALAVLVLTVEEGRLPWVALALMLSWGGYAFCKRKLPIGPNQGFFLEVAILCVPALAYVLWLGATRQGQFLAGDALDTWLLLGCGLVTAIPLILYVNGAKLLRLSTIGILQYIAPTLIFLVAVFLFREPFGPARMIAFPMIWAALVLYSVALFRQSRKVA
- a CDS encoding ferritin-like domain-containing protein → MPTTVGTESTVADLVKNLLTLEYDAIAAYDSTIERLDNSEYRQQIENFRRDHESHIQELGRIADSLGIEKPVEGDMKQWLTTGKVALADLAGDDAILKAMKTNEDDTVAAYQQTLENDVTDAELRPVAEKGLADERRHRAWMETVQS
- a CDS encoding manganese catalase family protein; this encodes MFHHSSKLQYNVRVDKPDPQFAKFLQQAIGGVEGEIRVAMQYFFQAMGARGDDKYRDMLMMTATEELSHIEFLGHAVALNLEGAPLTVQEEAAKDPVVNAIMGGANPRHILSSGLSAMPVNSNGVPFDMSHVYATGNLAADMMANVTAESGGRVLASRLYNMTDDTGMKDMLSFLIARDTMHQQQWLAVIEELGGWEAAMPIPNSTPQEHEATEHSYYFLNTSLDEPTPEGRWTSGPSFDGRSEFSKRDKPDPLGQKPSLGKARPHSGTQTEQQK
- a CDS encoding peptidase S41, with the translated sequence MSLIQDLELIERTVLPVDPSFRAIGRDVMARHIDDARCAALAHGKDAFLLSVMRLLALPGNGHTRLIPNDAISVLPLRFVTIEGSVRLLAAPPGLSTAIGGKLLSVNGVPLSEIDRVAEKLLAGTPQRKRVIGPILFAWPGALVHLAAFSGSGTITYQLRDGEGRVRELVPDTAVTIPASVLYPRNEHGKTDAAWVPETFLEMTDFGERGVFLGLPSFFDPGETVLSAAISEATAHVRSRPRAPIFVDVRGNTGGDFLRTMPLIDAISEGAEERRVAVLVDKFTFSAAIVFVAILKHRLGDRLSLIGEEMGDGLTFFAEGGTIELPVSGAAVRYSTAFHDWAGGRIDETTPREIAEEIVAVGTMEVDRRWAAISDDVHSRDRLCREVLDNLKS
- a CDS encoding response regulator; translated protein: MQNATPKILHVDDDLDILEISRMALETVGDLAITQCSSGFKAVEIAPEWQPDLFLLDVMMPEIDGIETLQALRKVPGFDETPAIFMTAKSSPDDIEMLMRHGALSVIKKPFDPLTLADEIVELWRNAMKDRAAS
- a CDS encoding sensor histidine kinase gives rise to the protein MENLKSIWVNRSDWFSSVGREQSIRDYIRLANQLIWKRQASFLAAAILAAFYYDPVTVFACYIIVALTEMMDELLGRRSQSWDGKDPVVGRRILRRIARNTALSAVAISLFSVNIAVQQGEPGHFTPLFFLFSAAVFAAMYNSQMVGILMLRLSIYAVAFLSIAFLDVFRYLPPLESRIWLEFFTIIFVLYFIVDISVKFYTSHQERLEQMELIREENERTKAALEVKSRFLATVSHELRTPLTSIIGSLELIRNEKLGPLPDTVKPAIGIAAKNGHRLAALIEDLLDMQKIEAGEMKFHFNPIDANALVCEAVESTAGFASKLGIQVSTNLCGEDCVIKGDRGRLIQVLSNLLSNALKFSDEGGAVNVKVEVRGSRVRISVHDEGTGIPAGAWDRVFGKFSQVDSSNIRKVGGTGLGLNISKQIVQRHNAVIDYVSELGVGSTFFVEFDRLKDENSPNPVFKPLGKAA
- a CDS encoding N-acyl amino acid synthase FeeM domain-containing protein, giving the protein MNSQVIETLSRARYKVLTNQDDLEQVYRLRYDCYRAEGSIVANESRLMTDPFDESPNCVHVSVELDGEVFAAVRLHVMSKLTPTSPTLEVFPELMKTIRRGQTALDVTRFVITPAARKQRVPLHFLVLRIPFLATMFYDIDVALAPVRTEHTAFYRRYLGYEIASEPRSYPALKKPIQLLTAKVREQRAAVLKRTPVFGPVSEVPHSNIDFPELADVYVASKSTRFEAA